A DNA window from Stutzerimonas stutzeri contains the following coding sequences:
- the trbE gene encoding conjugal transfer protein TrbE, whose translation MLNLREYRALPARLADWLPWAGLVAPGVVLNKDGSFQRTLRYRGPDLDSSTEAELLAITARLNNALRRLGSGWMLHIEADRHASEAYPTSQFPDALSWLVDEERRATFEAAGRHFESQYFLTLTYLPGEQIRARASGLLYAGRAAPGADWKRELGDFVRDSDRFHDLIQGAMPESAWLDDGQTLTYLHQTVSTQRQQVTVPNVPFYLDALLADRPLVTGTAPVLGDQHLRVVSVRGFPGSTWPGVLDSLNHIAIAYRWSTRFICLDKHEALTELTRLRRQWFAKRKSVAALLRETVFQQESALVDNDASNQAADADAALQELGADMTAFGYVTTTVTVLGDTREQAEEKRRLVERTIQSHGLVTIDEQLNAVEAWLSSIPGNAYANVRQPLISTLNLAHLIPVSAVWAGPARNQHLDGPPLMITRTEASTPFRLVTHVGDVGHTLIAGPTGMGKSVLLATLALQFRRYPGARLLIFDMGRSLRATTLGLGGIHNDLGDDASIAFQPLADIDHDRQRTWASEWIQARLLQEGVRVGPEQRSAIWTALLSLAGVPGAQRTLTGFTLLLQDPALREALEPYLLGGPHGHLLDADQDCLADAPVQCFEMEALMSSKASVAAVLGYLFHRFDDQFDGAPTLLILDEAWLFLDEPLFAARIRQWLKTLRKKNVSVIFATQSLADIDASSIASAVIESCASRILLPNPQAQEPQVRELYRAFGLNDRQIAMITGAVPKREYYYQSRQGNRLFELALGPVALAFAAAATPEDQRRIDQVLSSGTPFAQAWLQARGPGWAAGLLASHQSVQAHQP comes from the coding sequence ATGCTGAATCTGCGTGAATACCGGGCGTTGCCCGCCAGGCTGGCCGACTGGCTTCCCTGGGCAGGCCTCGTGGCGCCCGGGGTAGTACTGAACAAGGACGGCTCCTTTCAGCGGACCCTGCGCTACCGCGGGCCGGATCTGGACAGTTCAACCGAAGCCGAGCTGCTCGCCATAACGGCTCGCTTGAACAATGCGCTACGTCGCCTCGGATCCGGCTGGATGCTCCATATAGAGGCAGACCGGCACGCATCCGAGGCGTACCCCACCAGCCAGTTTCCCGATGCGCTGTCCTGGCTCGTCGACGAGGAACGCAGGGCGACGTTCGAAGCGGCTGGCCGCCATTTCGAGAGCCAGTACTTCCTGACCCTTACCTACCTGCCGGGCGAGCAGATCCGGGCGCGCGCATCTGGCCTGCTCTACGCCGGTCGAGCCGCTCCCGGCGCAGACTGGAAGCGCGAGCTTGGCGACTTCGTTCGCGACAGCGACCGCTTCCACGATCTGATCCAAGGCGCGATGCCCGAGTCCGCCTGGCTGGATGACGGGCAGACGCTGACCTATCTGCACCAAACCGTATCGACACAGCGGCAGCAGGTGACGGTCCCGAACGTTCCCTTCTACCTGGACGCCCTCCTCGCCGATCGCCCGCTCGTAACAGGGACCGCACCGGTGCTGGGCGATCAACACCTGAGGGTCGTCTCGGTCAGAGGCTTTCCGGGATCGACCTGGCCTGGCGTTCTCGACAGCTTGAACCACATCGCCATCGCGTACCGCTGGTCCACCCGCTTCATCTGCCTCGACAAGCACGAAGCCCTCACCGAACTCACGCGGCTTCGCCGACAGTGGTTCGCCAAGCGCAAAAGTGTTGCGGCGCTCCTGCGCGAAACCGTCTTCCAACAAGAAAGCGCACTGGTCGATAACGACGCGTCCAACCAGGCCGCCGACGCCGACGCTGCGCTGCAGGAACTCGGCGCCGACATGACCGCCTTTGGGTATGTCACGACAACCGTGACGGTTCTCGGCGATACCCGCGAGCAAGCCGAGGAGAAACGTCGGCTGGTGGAGCGAACCATCCAGAGCCACGGGCTCGTCACCATTGACGAGCAGCTCAATGCAGTCGAGGCCTGGCTCTCCTCCATTCCAGGCAATGCCTACGCCAATGTACGCCAGCCACTGATCTCAACCCTCAACCTTGCGCACCTGATCCCGGTCTCGGCGGTGTGGGCGGGGCCCGCGCGAAACCAGCACCTCGACGGCCCGCCCCTGATGATCACCCGTACAGAGGCCTCAACGCCTTTTCGGCTGGTTACCCATGTCGGCGATGTCGGCCATACGCTGATCGCAGGCCCGACCGGCATGGGCAAGTCCGTACTGCTTGCGACCCTTGCGCTGCAATTTCGGCGCTATCCGGGCGCACGCCTTCTGATCTTCGACATGGGCCGGTCGCTTAGAGCGACAACGCTGGGCCTCGGCGGCATCCACAATGATCTCGGGGACGACGCTTCGATCGCATTCCAGCCGCTGGCCGACATTGATCATGATCGCCAGCGCACGTGGGCGAGCGAGTGGATCCAGGCCCGCCTGCTGCAAGAGGGTGTCCGGGTGGGGCCCGAACAACGGTCGGCCATCTGGACGGCGCTGCTCAGCCTGGCCGGCGTGCCCGGGGCCCAGCGAACCCTCACGGGTTTCACCCTGCTGCTGCAGGACCCCGCCCTTCGCGAAGCGCTCGAGCCCTATCTGCTCGGCGGCCCACATGGCCATCTACTCGATGCAGACCAGGACTGCCTGGCCGATGCGCCCGTGCAATGCTTCGAGATGGAGGCGCTGATGTCGAGCAAGGCGAGCGTCGCGGCGGTGCTCGGCTACCTGTTTCATCGGTTCGACGATCAATTCGATGGCGCGCCGACGCTGCTCATTCTCGACGAAGCCTGGCTATTTCTGGACGAGCCTCTCTTCGCAGCCCGCATCAGGCAATGGCTGAAGACGCTGCGCAAGAAGAACGTCTCGGTGATCTTTGCCACCCAATCGCTCGCTGACATCGACGCCTCGAGCATTGCCTCGGCCGTCATCGAAAGCTGCGCGAGCAGGATCCTGCTGCCCAATCCGCAGGCGCAGGAGCCACAGGTCCGCGAACTCTACAGGGCGTTTGGCCTGAACGATCGCCAGATAGCAATGATCACGGGCGCCGTACCCAAGCGCGAGTACTACTACCAGTCCCGTCAGGGCAACCGCCTGTTCGAGCTGGCACTCGGCCCGGTAGCTCTCGCCTTTGCGGCCGCAGCCACGCCCGAAGACCAGCGCCGGATCGACCAGGTGCTCTCGAGCGGAACGCCCTTCGCACAGGCCTGGCTGCAGGCCCGCGGACCGGGCTGGGCGGCCGGGCTGCTTGCGTCCCATCAATCGGTACAGGCTCACCAGCCATGA
- a CDS encoding VirB3 family type IV secretion system protein, with translation MSEAGPYLPGFELPLHRSLCEPILLGGVPRSVAILNGTMAAVVGLGLQLWPAGLALWLTGHMLAVWGTRLDPLFLPVFARHLRFPPLLDV, from the coding sequence ATGAGTGAAGCGGGCCCATACCTACCCGGCTTCGAGCTGCCGCTGCACAGGTCATTGTGCGAGCCAATCCTGCTCGGCGGCGTGCCCCGCAGCGTCGCCATTCTCAACGGCACCATGGCCGCCGTGGTTGGATTGGGCCTGCAGCTCTGGCCGGCCGGCCTCGCACTGTGGCTGACAGGCCACATGCTGGCGGTATGGGGGACCCGGCTGGATCCGCTGTTCCTCCCGGTGTTTGCCCGCCACCTCAGATTCCCACCCTTGCTTGACGTGTAG
- a CDS encoding conjugal transfer protein TraG, giving the protein MVTTVSVVFASVWIATQSAASSLGYAEQLGHPWFELQGYPVYKPWDLFGWWFRFGDASPSTFDRAGLIASGGSATAVLLAFGMSIWRARQSSTATTHGSARWAMPREVRAAGLTKDAGVCLGLYRGRYLRHAGPEHVLVFAPTRSGKGVGLVVPTLLSWTGSAVIHDIKGENWNLTAGWRSRFSHCLLFNPTDPASAAYNPLLEVRRGDHEVRDVQNIADILVDPEGAMERRNHWEKTSHSLLVGAILHVLYAVEDKTLRGVANFLSDPSCTFELTLHRMMATSHLPEGPHPVVASAAREVLNKSENERSGVLSTAMSFLGLYRDPTVAQVTSRCDWRIADLVAAVHPVSLYLVVPPSDISRTKPLIRLILNQIGRRLTESLDDADGLRRRHQLLLMLDEFPALGRLDFFESALAFMAGYGLRAFLISQSLNQIDRAYGQNHSILDNCHVRITFATNDERTAKRISETLGTATHLRAQRNYAGHRLAPWLGHLMVSRQETARPLLTPGEVMQLPVDEAIVMLSGVPPIRAKKLRYYADRNFVRRLYSAPVLSPGPYPDAPAVAPHDWCGVVVTGEPYQPLGALGDDAGGLEHSSLGESWDEARPMPNLSPLTNDLALLDDDAGLDSVGTPPRLSAAIGPDDGVSL; this is encoded by the coding sequence ATGGTGACGACGGTCTCGGTCGTATTCGCCAGCGTCTGGATCGCGACGCAGTCGGCCGCATCATCGCTGGGCTACGCCGAGCAGCTTGGCCACCCCTGGTTCGAGTTGCAGGGCTATCCCGTCTATAAGCCATGGGACTTGTTCGGCTGGTGGTTTCGGTTTGGCGATGCGTCCCCATCTACCTTCGACAGAGCGGGACTAATCGCAAGCGGCGGCAGCGCAACCGCCGTATTGCTCGCATTCGGCATGTCTATCTGGCGGGCCCGCCAGTCCAGTACAGCCACTACCCATGGTTCGGCGCGCTGGGCCATGCCCAGGGAGGTACGTGCGGCTGGGCTGACAAAGGACGCGGGTGTCTGCCTGGGCCTTTACCGAGGCCGCTATTTGCGCCACGCAGGCCCCGAGCATGTCCTTGTGTTCGCCCCCACCCGCTCTGGAAAAGGCGTCGGGCTGGTCGTGCCTACCCTGCTGTCGTGGACAGGTTCGGCGGTCATCCACGATATCAAGGGCGAGAACTGGAACCTGACGGCAGGCTGGCGCTCGCGCTTCTCGCACTGCCTTCTGTTCAATCCGACCGATCCGGCCTCCGCGGCATACAACCCCCTGCTCGAGGTTCGCCGGGGCGATCATGAGGTCCGGGACGTCCAGAATATCGCGGATATCCTCGTCGATCCCGAAGGCGCGATGGAGCGCCGTAACCACTGGGAAAAGACCAGTCACTCTCTACTGGTTGGCGCCATCCTCCACGTCCTGTATGCCGTCGAGGACAAGACGCTGCGAGGCGTTGCCAACTTTCTTTCAGATCCCTCCTGCACCTTCGAGCTGACGCTCCATCGCATGATGGCTACCTCCCATCTGCCGGAGGGTCCCCATCCGGTCGTCGCTTCTGCGGCACGCGAGGTATTGAACAAGAGCGAGAACGAACGCTCGGGCGTGCTCTCGACGGCCATGTCCTTTCTTGGTTTGTACCGTGACCCGACGGTGGCCCAGGTGACCTCCCGATGCGATTGGCGCATTGCGGATCTGGTTGCCGCTGTGCATCCGGTGTCGCTTTACCTCGTCGTTCCGCCGTCGGACATCAGTCGCACCAAACCGCTCATTCGATTGATCCTGAACCAGATCGGGCGGCGCCTGACCGAATCGCTCGACGACGCCGACGGCCTCAGGCGCAGGCACCAACTGTTGCTGATGCTCGACGAGTTCCCCGCGCTGGGACGGCTGGATTTCTTTGAATCGGCCCTGGCGTTCATGGCCGGTTACGGCCTGCGGGCGTTCCTGATCTCGCAATCGCTCAACCAGATCGACAGGGCATACGGGCAGAACCACTCGATCCTGGACAACTGCCATGTCCGCATCACCTTTGCCACCAACGACGAGCGTACGGCCAAGCGCATCTCCGAGACCTTGGGCACCGCGACTCACCTGCGCGCGCAACGCAACTATGCCGGTCACCGCCTGGCGCCCTGGCTGGGGCATCTCATGGTCTCACGCCAGGAAACGGCACGACCGCTGTTGACGCCCGGCGAGGTGATGCAACTGCCGGTCGACGAGGCCATCGTGATGCTCTCGGGCGTGCCGCCCATTCGCGCCAAGAAGCTGCGCTATTACGCGGATCGCAACTTCGTCCGAAGACTCTACAGCGCTCCGGTGCTCAGCCCGGGTCCCTACCCGGATGCGCCAGCCGTAGCACCTCACGACTGGTGCGGCGTCGTTGTGACCGGCGAGCCATACCAGCCGCTCGGCGCACTTGGGGACGATGCCGGTGGCCTCGAGCACAGCTCCTTGGGCGAGTCGTGGGACGAGGCACGGCCAATGCCGAACCTGTCGCCCCTGACCAACGACCTGGCGCTGCTGGACGACGATGCGGGTCTCGATTCAGTCGGAACGCCGCCGCGGCTATCGGCGGCAATTGGTCCTGACGATGGAGTATCCCTATGA
- the hemP gene encoding hemin uptake protein HemP codes for MTVIRAPQRPFAEPVGKHIGESNGSANPRRRANSEHLLQGARELVILHDGCEYILRVTRQNKLILTK; via the coding sequence GTGACGGTCATACGAGCACCGCAGCGTCCGTTTGCAGAGCCGGTGGGCAAACACATCGGCGAGTCGAACGGATCGGCAAATCCGCGCCGGAGGGCCAACAGCGAACACCTACTGCAGGGCGCTCGCGAACTGGTCATCCTTCATGACGGTTGCGAGTACATCCTGCGCGTCACCCGACAGAATAAGCTGATCCTAACCAAGTAG
- a CDS encoding CopG family transcriptional regulator, with product MRRARLNLFIEPEHAKRLDELATKKGVSKSSLVAAALASWLSPASGEQREVAMGKRLDRLSRQFERLERDQNILIETVALYVRYYLTVSTPVPEAHQEAARAQGRLRFTQFVEQLGRRWQKGRRLIDEIEREGQAFETPDHTMTASGDRP from the coding sequence ATGAGACGCGCGCGACTAAACCTCTTCATCGAGCCCGAGCACGCCAAGCGTCTCGATGAGCTGGCAACCAAGAAAGGTGTATCGAAGTCCTCCCTCGTCGCCGCCGCACTGGCGAGTTGGTTGTCGCCCGCTTCGGGTGAACAGCGTGAAGTTGCCATGGGCAAGCGGCTGGATCGCCTGTCGAGGCAGTTCGAGCGGTTGGAACGTGACCAGAACATCCTCATCGAGACGGTTGCTCTGTACGTGCGCTACTACCTGACCGTCAGCACGCCGGTGCCCGAAGCGCACCAGGAAGCCGCTAGAGCCCAAGGTCGCCTGCGCTTTACCCAGTTCGTCGAGCAGTTGGGCAGACGATGGCAGAAGGGCCGACGTCTGATAGACGAGATCGAGCGTGAAGGGCAGGCATTCGAAACACCTGATCACACCATGACGGCGTCGGGAGATCGGCCATGA
- the trbJ gene encoding P-type conjugative transfer protein TrbJ, with translation MTLQRLVLHMVVLLCASAIGHAGAITVIDPTNLVQNTLTAVRTLEMTNNQISQLHNETQMLLNQARNLAALDFNAVNRLRQSIRRSEQLLAEATGLAYEVSRLDQAFARLYPERYAASITGSDMAAHSIERWSQAREGVHTALRMQAQLSQDLALDEAALTDLVSQSQSAVGALQASQATNQLLALQAKQVIQAQQLAIAQHRAVSIGQARQVAAEHEAREQRKRFMSIGTSYSPRPIRLFAP, from the coding sequence ATGACATTGCAGCGCCTGGTCCTACACATGGTGGTTCTGCTCTGCGCCTCAGCCATTGGGCACGCAGGCGCGATAACCGTCATCGACCCGACCAATCTGGTCCAAAACACGCTCACCGCCGTGCGCACGCTGGAGATGACCAACAACCAGATCAGCCAGCTGCACAACGAGACCCAGATGCTGCTGAACCAGGCGCGCAACCTTGCCGCACTGGACTTCAATGCCGTTAACCGGCTGCGACAATCGATCAGGCGAAGCGAGCAGCTGCTGGCCGAGGCAACCGGTCTCGCGTACGAGGTTTCAAGGCTCGACCAGGCTTTCGCCCGGCTTTACCCCGAGCGGTATGCCGCCTCGATCACCGGGTCCGACATGGCCGCCCATTCGATCGAGCGTTGGAGCCAGGCGCGCGAAGGCGTGCATACAGCCCTCCGGATGCAGGCGCAGCTCTCGCAGGATCTTGCCTTGGATGAGGCTGCGCTCACCGACCTGGTCAGTCAAAGCCAATCTGCAGTGGGGGCGCTTCAGGCTTCGCAGGCGACCAACCAGTTGCTAGCGCTGCAGGCCAAACAGGTCATCCAGGCCCAGCAATTGGCGATCGCACAGCACCGCGCCGTGTCCATCGGGCAGGCCCGCCAGGTTGCCGCCGAGCACGAGGCCCGAGAGCAGCGCAAACGCTTCATGTCTATTGGCACGTCCTATTCGCCTCGCCCCATCCGGCTCTTCGCACCATGA
- a CDS encoding TrbC/VirB2 family protein, which translates to MIRLLRTCPSLAVRISRIAWGLQVLGLATPVLAAGSGMPWEAPLELILKSVQGPVAKIVAVIIIVATGLTLALGDTSGGFRKLIQIVFGLSIAFAASSFFLTFFSFAGGAVIA; encoded by the coding sequence ATGATCCGACTCTTACGCACTTGTCCGAGTCTGGCCGTTCGTATCTCGCGTATTGCATGGGGGCTGCAGGTTCTGGGTCTTGCGACGCCAGTCCTTGCAGCCGGCTCGGGGATGCCCTGGGAGGCGCCGCTGGAGTTGATCCTCAAATCGGTTCAGGGTCCGGTGGCCAAGATCGTTGCGGTGATCATTATCGTGGCGACCGGACTGACCCTTGCCTTGGGTGACACCAGCGGGGGCTTTCGCAAACTCATCCAGATCGTCTTCGGGCTGTCGATTGCCTTTGCCGCTTCCTCGTTCTTTCTCACCTTCTTCAGCTTCGCCGGCGGCGCGGTGATCGCATGA
- the trbL gene encoding P-type conjugative transfer protein TrbL produces MNDVGVIDRFLETFSLYIDSGFGLLNGEIAFLSATLVVIDVTLAGLLWANGGDDAIAKLLRKTLYVGAFAFIIGNFNWLAKIVFTSFAGLGLLASGSSMTQEQFLQPGRIAALGIEAGRPLLERIGGLTGLTETMANLDMIVVLFLAWLVVLVSFFILSIQLFVTLIEFKLTTLAGFVLVPFALWNKTAFLAEKVLGNVVSSGIKILVLAVIIGIGSGLFDEFLSTPEEPTLDHALATMLASLAMLGLGIFGPGIATGLVSGAPQLGAGAAAGAALGVAGMTAGGVALASGATSALKGSRLSAGVTGATGAASAARMAGGSLAEATMGQGSDGQSETSTAQPAWAKRLQRRQQLSQATATVAHTLRGGDAGGSAQGPRLKDPSDG; encoded by the coding sequence ATGAACGACGTGGGGGTCATAGACCGCTTTCTCGAAACCTTCTCGCTCTACATCGACTCCGGCTTCGGGCTGCTCAATGGGGAGATAGCCTTTCTGTCGGCGACCCTGGTCGTCATCGACGTCACCCTTGCGGGCCTGCTGTGGGCCAACGGCGGTGACGATGCCATTGCGAAGCTGCTCAGGAAGACGCTCTACGTAGGCGCGTTCGCCTTCATCATCGGCAACTTCAACTGGCTGGCCAAGATCGTCTTTACGTCCTTCGCAGGCCTTGGCCTGCTGGCATCAGGCTCTTCCATGACGCAAGAGCAGTTTCTGCAACCGGGACGGATTGCAGCGCTAGGCATCGAGGCGGGACGCCCCCTGCTCGAACGCATCGGTGGCCTGACGGGGCTCACCGAGACGATGGCCAATTTAGACATGATCGTCGTGCTGTTCCTGGCATGGCTCGTGGTGCTCGTCAGCTTCTTCATTCTCTCCATCCAGCTATTCGTCACCCTGATCGAGTTCAAGCTGACCACGCTCGCAGGCTTTGTATTGGTGCCCTTCGCGCTCTGGAACAAGACCGCCTTCCTCGCCGAGAAGGTCCTCGGCAACGTTGTCTCGTCAGGGATAAAAATCTTGGTGCTCGCGGTGATCATCGGAATCGGCAGCGGGCTGTTCGACGAGTTTCTATCAACTCCCGAGGAGCCCACCCTTGATCATGCGCTGGCCACGATGCTCGCCTCGCTCGCCATGCTGGGGCTCGGCATCTTCGGCCCCGGCATCGCGACCGGACTTGTCTCGGGCGCACCACAGCTGGGCGCGGGTGCGGCCGCCGGAGCCGCCTTAGGGGTTGCCGGCATGACTGCCGGCGGTGTGGCCCTGGCATCCGGCGCAACATCTGCACTCAAGGGGTCGCGCCTCTCCGCCGGCGTGACGGGCGCAACAGGCGCAGCGAGCGCGGCGCGCATGGCAGGCGGCTCCCTGGCTGAAGCCACCATGGGGCAAGGTTCGGATGGGCAGTCAGAAACCTCGACCGCACAACCGGCCTGGGCCAAGCGCCTGCAACGTCGACAGCAGCTCAGCCAGGCGACCGCCACCGTGGCCCACACGCTGCGCGGCGGGGACGCTGGTGGCTCGGCACAGGGACCTCGACTGAAGGACCCGTCGGATGGGTAA
- the trbB gene encoding P-type conjugative transfer ATPase TrbB, translating into MLRTALGARIATALDDADVAEVMLNPDGRLWIDRLSGGRQEIGTLTASEAERIVRLVAAHVGRAVTAATPLLSAELPETGERFEGVLPPASPAPAFSIRKRAIQHLTLDDYVDDRVITPEQRDVLRKAVHERRNILIAGGTSSGKTTLANALLAEVAGTGDRVLVLEDTVELQCTARDQVCLRAISGVVTMKDLVRSTLRLRPDRIVVGEVRGAEALDLVKAWGTGHPGGIATIHAGSCHGALLRLEQLILEVALAAPRPLIAEAVDLVVFLTGRGRARRVQEMAWVTGYDHQGYGLTAIGIPLADTPTNHQEAPA; encoded by the coding sequence ATGTTGCGCACCGCCTTGGGCGCGCGGATCGCGACCGCCCTCGATGACGCAGATGTCGCCGAGGTCATGCTGAACCCCGATGGACGCCTTTGGATCGACAGGCTATCCGGGGGACGGCAAGAGATTGGAACTCTGACGGCATCCGAGGCCGAGCGCATTGTCCGGCTGGTCGCAGCACACGTGGGACGGGCCGTGACTGCAGCCACCCCCCTGCTGAGTGCCGAGCTGCCCGAGACCGGCGAACGCTTCGAAGGCGTACTGCCCCCCGCCTCGCCCGCTCCCGCCTTCTCTATCCGCAAGCGCGCAATCCAGCACCTCACCCTAGACGACTATGTGGATGACCGTGTCATCACGCCCGAGCAGCGTGACGTACTGCGTAAGGCGGTGCACGAGCGCAGGAACATCCTCATCGCTGGCGGCACAAGCAGTGGCAAGACCACGCTGGCCAACGCCCTGCTCGCGGAGGTGGCCGGCACCGGCGATCGAGTCCTGGTGCTCGAGGATACGGTAGAACTGCAGTGCACGGCCCGCGACCAGGTTTGCCTGCGGGCAATCTCCGGAGTCGTCACGATGAAGGACCTCGTGCGCAGCACCCTCCGGCTTCGGCCGGACAGGATTGTCGTCGGTGAGGTGCGGGGCGCGGAGGCGCTTGACCTCGTCAAGGCATGGGGCACCGGCCACCCGGGTGGGATCGCCACGATCCATGCCGGTTCCTGCCACGGCGCGCTGCTTCGTCTGGAGCAACTGATTCTCGAGGTCGCCCTCGCCGCACCGCGGCCGCTGATCGCCGAAGCCGTCGATCTGGTCGTGTTCCTCACCGGCCGCGGCCGCGCGCGCCGCGTACAGGAGATGGCCTGGGTTACCGGCTACGACCATCAGGGCTACGGACTGACAGCAATCGGCATCCCACTCGCCGACACACCAACCAACCATCAGGAAGCCCCCGCATGA
- the trbF gene encoding conjugal transfer protein TrbF, with the protein MRFRRARTRYSQAPTPATPYQAAAQVWDERLGSSRVQARNWRLMAFGCLGLALLMAAGLVWRSAQSLVIPYVVEVDSAGQVRAVGEAATGYQPGDALIAQHLARFITQVRALPIDPIVVRSNWLGAYQLTTNRGATTLNEFARESDPFSRIGRESITVEITSVVRASEHSFQVRWTELRYVDGASAGSERWTAVLTVVLKPPRSEEKLRQNPLGIYVDSLSWSRELNTSQ; encoded by the coding sequence ATGCGCTTTAGACGCGCTCGCACGCGCTACTCGCAGGCGCCTACACCAGCGACGCCCTACCAGGCTGCTGCACAGGTCTGGGACGAGCGTCTAGGGTCCAGCCGCGTCCAGGCCAGGAACTGGCGCCTGATGGCGTTCGGTTGCCTGGGTTTGGCGCTGCTGATGGCCGCGGGCCTGGTCTGGCGTTCGGCACAGTCGCTGGTCATTCCCTACGTGGTGGAAGTCGACAGTGCTGGCCAGGTTCGTGCGGTGGGCGAAGCTGCGACCGGCTACCAGCCAGGCGATGCGCTGATCGCTCAGCACCTGGCCCGCTTCATCACCCAAGTCCGCGCGCTGCCCATCGACCCGATCGTGGTCCGCAGCAACTGGCTTGGCGCCTACCAACTGACCACGAACCGCGGTGCCACCACGCTCAACGAGTTCGCTCGCGAGAGTGATCCGTTCTCACGCATCGGCAGGGAGTCGATCACGGTTGAAATCACGAGCGTTGTCCGCGCCAGCGAGCACTCCTTCCAGGTGCGCTGGACCGAGCTCCGCTATGTCGATGGTGCCTCGGCAGGTTCCGAGCGCTGGACCGCCGTGCTAACGGTCGTCCTCAAGCCGCCACGCAGCGAAGAAAAGCTTCGCCAGAATCCCTTGGGCATCTATGTCGACAGCCTGTCCTGGAGCCGCGAACTGAACACCAGTCAATGA
- a CDS encoding DUF2149 domain-containing protein, with protein MRLLEEAEADDPILSVVNLIDVFLVIIAALLIAVANNPVNPFTSEDDVTVIKNAGKPNMEIFIKEGKTMEHYKSTGDIGQGQGAKAGVAYRLEDGSMVYVPEGAK; from the coding sequence GTGCGCTTGCTTGAGGAGGCGGAAGCCGATGATCCGATCCTTTCGGTCGTCAATCTGATCGATGTATTCCTGGTGATCATCGCTGCACTCCTGATCGCGGTGGCGAACAACCCAGTCAACCCGTTTACCAGTGAGGATGACGTCACGGTTATCAAGAACGCCGGCAAACCGAACATGGAAATTTTTATCAAGGAGGGCAAGACCATGGAGCACTACAAGTCCACTGGTGACATCGGCCAAGGACAAGGCGCCAAGGCTGGCGTGGCGTATCGCCTCGAGGATGGGTCAATGGTCTACGTGCCGGAGGGAGCGAAGTGA
- a CDS encoding MotA/TolQ/ExbB proton channel family protein, with protein sequence MQLFIESALYSASQIFMLPVLLTVIAMFIYAFFAVGQFLMQARQRRQGQPRGYDLVESWRLAPSMCATELETLAFKRLETPRIVTRVTPMLGLVATMIPMGPALKGLSNGHLDQVSDNLTVAFSAVILSLLAASLTYWVVNVRRRWYAEELVQIEHEQRNGTGAAAEVAHEMTVEMS encoded by the coding sequence ATGCAACTGTTCATCGAATCCGCGCTGTACAGCGCCAGCCAGATTTTCATGCTGCCGGTACTGCTGACCGTGATTGCCATGTTCATCTATGCGTTCTTTGCGGTGGGCCAGTTCCTCATGCAGGCGCGTCAGCGACGCCAGGGCCAGCCGCGTGGGTACGACCTGGTCGAGAGCTGGCGCCTCGCGCCGTCCATGTGCGCAACCGAGCTCGAGACACTGGCGTTCAAACGCCTCGAGACGCCGCGCATCGTCACGCGAGTGACTCCGATGCTGGGTCTGGTGGCGACCATGATTCCAATGGGGCCCGCACTCAAGGGCCTGTCCAACGGCCATCTCGATCAGGTGAGCGACAACCTGACGGTTGCCTTCTCCGCAGTGATTCTTTCCCTGCTCGCTGCCTCGCTCACCTACTGGGTCGTGAATGTGCGTCGGCGCTGGTATGCCGAGGAGCTCGTACAGATCGAGCATGAACAGCGAAACGGTACCGGTGCTGCAGCTGAGGTCGCCCACGAGATGACAGTGGAGATGAGCTGA